The Arachis duranensis cultivar V14167 chromosome 2, aradu.V14167.gnm2.J7QH, whole genome shotgun sequence genome has a window encoding:
- the LOC107473600 gene encoding pentatricopeptide repeat-containing protein At3g23020: MLLKFHPLCLNDVNALAPTSTSTSTSILPENNNFVRILHSPNSTKHVIEHQHTPPKSLNLEQDLGILKKRVDRSVVLQHNKVHIRCLTKWVCYGGRIPSILQALSTVQDLDEALMPWQEALTCKEISIILKEQVSWERALQIFEWLEKRCCYELNVIHYNIIFRVLGEAQKWCLVESLWDEMNARGVEPVNSTYGTLIDVYGKGGQRKDKALVWLKKMRSQGMEPDEITMGIVVQLHKRNGEYQKAHEFFSKWYSTGEPLRLRRSNNTSKVGHNVLSYTNVCLSSRTYNTLIDMYGKAGQLWAAFEIFAKMIKQGVSLTTVTLNTMIHLYGNHGCLEKVSLLLQRMVELRCLPDARTYNILISVYIKHNNINLAVRYFAMMKETCLEPDLVSYRTLLHAYSTRKMVHEAEEHMQEMDEKGLEIDEFAQSAVTRMYVELRMLKKSWLWFRRFHLAGSITSDCYSAIIDAYGQQGYTLEAERVFNCCKERKKLGVLVFNVMIKAYGVGKCYDKACQLFDSMETYGFVADNCSYSSLVHILATGDRPHIAKAYLKRMQEAGLVTDCIPYAAVITSFGKLGQLEQAKGLYKEMIGYNVQPDVIIYGVLINAFADAGSVKEAVSYLDEMQRAGFQRNPTIDNSLMKLYTKVGYLKEAQETYKLLQSSEQGPSIFSSNCMLDLYTERLMVEQAIEIFESLKQKGVANEFSYAMMLRMYKKIGRLDEAIQIAKQMRNLGLVTDLLSYNNIIGLYSLARTPQEATKTFKEMAKSGIQPDDFTFSALGQCLLNYGVSKQDIGKLEVMVKKDAPNALQEWMLMLSSVLGIDGYTY; encoded by the coding sequence ATGCTTTTGAAGTTTCACCCTTTGTGTTTGAACGATGTAAATGCACTTGCCCCAACTTCAACGTCAACTTCCACCTCAATTCTGCCTGAAAACAACAACTTTGTCCGCATTCTCCATAGCCCCAATTCCACAAAACATGTCATAGAACACCAACACACTCCACCAAAGAGCCTGAATTTGGAACAGGATTTGGGGATTCTAAAGAAAAGGGTTGATAGGTCTGTTGTTTTGCAGCATAACAAGGTGCACATTAGGTGTTTGACGAAATGGGTATGTTATGGTGGACGCATTCCTTCTATTCTTCAGGCTCTGAGTACTGTTCAGGACTTGGATGAGGCTCTCATGCCATGGCAAGAGGCCTTGACCTGCAAGgaaattagtattattttgaaGGAACAGGTTTCTTGGGAGAGGGCTCTTCAGATTTTTGAGTGGCTTGAGAAAAGGTGTTGTTATGAGTTGAATGTGATTCATTATAACATTATCTTCAGGGTCCTAGGCGAGGCGCAAAAGTGGTGCCTTGTGGAGAGTTTGTGGGATGAGATGAATGCAAGAGGGGTTGAACCTGTGAATTCCACATATGGAACTTTGATTGATGTTTATGGTAAAGGTGGACAGAGAAAAGACAAAGCACTTGTTTGGCTTAAGAAGATGCGAAGTCAAGGAATGGAACCTGATGAGATCACAATGGGGATTGTTGTTCAGTTGCATAAGAGGAATGGAGAGTACCAGAAAGCTCACGAATTTTTTAGTAAATGGTACTCAACAGGTGAACCTCTGAGACTAAGGAGGAGTAATAATACTTCAAAAGTAGGCCACAATGTGTTATCATATACCAATGTTTGTTTAAGCTCAAGGACATATAATACTTTGATTGACATGTATGGTAAAGCTGGCCAACTTTGGGCAGCGTTTGAAATCTTTGCTAAGATGATCAAACAAGGTGTATCTCTGACCACAGTGACACTTAATACAATGATTCATTTATATGGAAATCATGGATGCCTTGAGAAAGTTAGTTTGCTGTTGCAGAGGATGGTGGAGCTTCGGTGCCTACCTGATGCAAGGACATATAACATACTTATTTCTGTTTATATTAAgcataataatatcaatttggCAGTGAGGTATTTTGCAATGATGAAAGAGACCTGTCTTGAACCGGACCTTGTTAGTTATCGTACCCTCTTGCATGCATACTCTACAAGGAAAATGGTCCATGAAGCCGAAGAGCACATGCAGGAGATGGATGAGAAGGGTCTTGAGATTGATGAATTCGCCCAATCTGCTGTGACTAGGATGTATGTAGAGTTGCGTATGCTTAAGAAATCATGGTTGTGGTTCAGGAGGTTTCATCTAGCTGGGAGTATTACGTCAGACTGTTATTCCGCCATTATTGATGCATATGGCCAGCAAGGGTATACTTTAGAAGCAGAGAGAGTCTTTAACTGTTGCAAAGAAAGGAAGAAGCTTGGCGTCCTTGTGTTTAATGTGATGATTAAAGCTTACGGGGTTGGAAAATGCTATGATAAAGCATGTCAGTTGTTTGACAGTATGGAAACATATGGTTTTGTTGCAGACAACTGTAGCTACAGTTCTCTCGTACATATCTTGGCCACTGGTGACAGGCCACACATTGCAAAAGCTTATTTGAAAAGAATGCAAGAGGCAGGACTAGTGACTGATTGCATTCCATATGCTGCGGTGATAACAAGCTTTGGAAAGTTAGGCCAATTGGAACAGGCAAAAGGATTATACAAGGAGATGATTGGATATAATGTCCAGCCTGATGTAATTATCTATGGGGTGTTAATCAATGCGTTTGCTGATGCTGGAAGTGTTAAAGAAGCTGTTAGTTATCTTGATGAAATGCAACGGGCAGGTTTTCAAAGAAATCCAACTATAGACAACTCTTTGATGAAGTTGTATACCAAAGTAGGGTACTTGAAAGAAGCACAAGAAACATACAAGTTGCTTCAGTCATCAGAGCAGGGTCCTTCTATATTTTCCTCTAATTGTATGCTTGATCTTTATACTGAACGACTAATGGTTGAACAAGCGATTGAGATATTTGAGAGCTTAAAGCAGAAAGGTGTTGCAAATGAGTTCTCATATGCAATGATGTTACGCATGTATAAGAAAATTGGGAGATTGGACGAAGCCATTCAGATTGCGAAACAAATGAGAAACCTAGGACTCGTCACTGATTTATTAAGTTATAATAACATAATTGGCTTGTATTCTCTTGCTAGGACTccacaggaagctaccaagacTTTCAAGGAAATGGCAAAATCCGGAATTCAACCAGATGATTTTACATTCAGCGCTCTTGGACAATGTTTGCTGAATTATGGAGTTTCAAAGCAAGATATTGGAAAGCTAGAAGTAATGGTTAAGAAGGATGCACCAAATGCTTTGCAAGAATGGATGTTGATGCTCTCATCTGTGCTGGGAATAGATGGTTATACATATTAA
- the LOC107473602 gene encoding LOB domain-containing protein 29-like → MTGSGSPCGACKFLRRKCVRGCVFAPYFCHEQGATHFAAIHKVFGASNVSKLLAHLPVGDRCEAAVTISYEAQARLQDPIYGCVSHIFALQQQVVNLQAQLAYLKEQAAQQSCVNGGNPNNERYFDKPNIADNNNNNFITPQDLQSWLFNMENSSSSNLGGLESLHPNLCNNNDSSYNGISDGNNNNNNVNNSMMMMMDLKPINNNGSYYENSNSFSSFEESSSNSMSYEMETNGGTKWSFHEVDDLHSVAFGYRR, encoded by the exons ATGACAGGTTCTGGTTCTCCTTGTGGTGCTTGCAAGTTCTTGAGGAGAAAATGTGTGAGAGGTTGTGTTTTTGCACCTTACTTCTGCCATGAACAAGGTGCTACCCATTTTGCAGCCATTCACAAAGTGTTTGGTGCAAGCAATGTCTCAAAGCTCCTTGCCCATCTTCCGGTCGGCGACCGCTGCGAAGCGGCCGTCACAATTTCGTATGAAGCTCAGGCAAGGCTTCAAGATCCTATCTATGGCTGTGTCTCTCATATATTTGCCCTTCAGCAACAG GTGGTGAATTTACAAGCACAGCTAGCATATCTAAAGGAACAAGCAGCACAACAAAGTTGTGTGAATGGTGGAAACCCTAATAATGAGAGATACTTTGATAAACCTAATATTGctgataacaacaacaataatttcaTTACTCCTCAAGATCTTCAAAGTTGGTTGTTCAATATGGAaaattcttcatcttcaaaCTTGGGTGGCCTTGAATCTCTTCATCCAAATTTGTGCAACAACAATGATTCTTCTTATAATGGTATTAGTGAtggaaacaacaacaacaacaatgttaATAAttccatgatgatgatgatggatcTAAAGCCAATTAATAATAATGGGAGTTACTATGAAAATTCAAACTCATTCTCTAGCTTTGAAGAGAGTTCTTCAAACTCCATGTCCTATGAGATGGAAACAAATGGTGGGACAAAATGGTCTTTTCATGAAGTTGATGATCTTCATTCAGTGGCCTTTGGTTACAGAAGATAA